The proteins below come from a single Serpentinimonas raichei genomic window:
- a CDS encoding L-threonylcarbamoyladenylate synthase, producing the protein MSQFFQLHPDNPQPRLLKQAVQALQQGGVLALPTDSSYALACHLDDKDAVERLRRIRGVDAKHPLTLLCRDLSELSSYARVNNAQFRLLKLGTPGPYTFVLEASKEVPRRLSHPSRKTIGLRVPAHHALQRLLELHGAPLLATTLIEPGATEPLNDAHEIRQRLEHQLAAVIDAGACAMQPTTVLDLSPMTSGDAPVLLRQGQGSLAALGL; encoded by the coding sequence ATGTCGCAATTTTTCCAGCTCCACCCCGACAACCCGCAGCCGCGTCTGCTCAAGCAAGCGGTGCAGGCGCTGCAACAAGGCGGCGTGCTGGCGCTGCCGACCGACTCCAGCTACGCGCTGGCCTGCCACCTCGACGACAAAGACGCAGTCGAGCGGCTGCGCCGCATCCGCGGCGTCGATGCCAAGCACCCGCTCACCCTGCTGTGCCGCGACCTGAGCGAGCTGTCCAGCTACGCACGCGTCAACAACGCCCAGTTTCGCCTGCTTAAACTCGGCACCCCCGGCCCTTACACCTTCGTGCTCGAAGCCAGCAAAGAGGTGCCGCGGCGCCTGAGCCACCCGTCGCGCAAGACCATCGGGCTGCGCGTGCCCGCACACCACGCGCTGCAGCGGCTGCTGGAGCTGCACGGCGCGCCGCTGCTGGCCACCACCCTGATCGAGCCCGGTGCGACCGAGCCCTTGAACGACGCGCACGAAATCCGCCAGCGCCTTGAGCACCAGTTGGCCGCCGTGATCGACGCCGGGGCCTGCGCCATGCAACCCACCACGGTGCTCGACCTCAGCCCCATGACCAGCGGCGACGCGCCGGTGCTGCTGCGCCAAGGCCAAGGCAGCCTGGCCGCGCTGGGGCTGTGA
- a CDS encoding site-2 protease family protein has translation MDIAAILQTIAVFALPVLFAITIHEAAHGYAARHFGDPTAWMLGRITLNPAKHIDPLGTIALPLLLLFATSGAFLFGYAKPVPVNAARLRRPKTDMVWVALAGPASNVVQALLWVIFGYLLLALGLHEPFLLEMAQAGLLVNLVLFVLNMLPLPPLDGGRILVGLLPPQPSQAVARIEPFGFIIVLVLLFTGLLGTYWLRPLMALSDQLIQTLLTPLRWLLL, from the coding sequence ATGGACATCGCCGCCATCCTTCAAACCATCGCCGTCTTTGCGCTGCCGGTGCTGTTTGCCATCACCATCCACGAAGCCGCACACGGCTACGCGGCGCGCCACTTTGGCGACCCGACCGCCTGGATGCTCGGGCGCATCACGCTCAACCCAGCCAAACACATCGATCCGCTGGGCACCATCGCGCTGCCGCTGCTGCTGCTGTTTGCCACCAGCGGCGCCTTTCTGTTTGGCTACGCCAAGCCAGTTCCGGTGAACGCGGCGCGGCTGCGCCGGCCCAAGACCGATATGGTCTGGGTGGCGCTGGCCGGCCCGGCCTCCAACGTGGTGCAGGCGCTGCTGTGGGTGATTTTTGGCTACTTGCTGCTGGCGCTGGGCCTGCACGAGCCGTTCCTGCTCGAAATGGCGCAGGCCGGGCTGCTGGTCAACCTGGTGCTGTTCGTGCTCAACATGCTGCCGCTGCCGCCGCTCGACGGCGGGCGCATCCTGGTCGGGCTGCTGCCGCCGCAGCCCTCGCAAGCCGTGGCGCGCATTGAACCCTTTGGCTTCATCATCGTGCTGGTGCTGCTGTTCACTGGCCTGCTCGGCACCTACTGGCTGCGCCCGCTCATGGCGCTCTCGGACCAGCTCATCCAAACCCTGCTCACACCGCTGCGCTGGCTGCTGCTGTGA
- a CDS encoding 3',5'-nucleoside bisphosphate phosphatase — MPTLNADLHCHSTVSDGTLTPEALAARAKANGVELWALTDHDEISGQQRALDAARALALPYLTGTEISVSFCELTVHIVGLGFDHHNAALLQGLQRTRCGRSERAQEMAEQLRRVGIPGAFEGALKYVSNPELISRAHFARHLVEAGVCKDMQEVFRKYLTDGKPGFVPHRWASLRDAVRWIVEAGGVAVIAHPARYNHGPTQEYALFSEFKAHGGQAVEVLTGCHSSAEAAQYAEMALEFGLAASRGSDFHGPGESHCDLGALPPLDARLRPVWELLVERVH; from the coding sequence ATGCCCACCCTCAACGCCGACCTGCACTGCCACTCCACCGTCTCCGATGGCACGCTCACGCCCGAGGCGCTGGCGGCGCGCGCCAAGGCCAACGGGGTCGAGCTGTGGGCGCTCACCGACCACGACGAAATCAGCGGCCAGCAGCGCGCCCTCGATGCCGCGCGCGCGCTGGCGCTGCCCTACCTCACCGGCACCGAAATCTCGGTCAGCTTTTGCGAGCTCACGGTGCACATCGTCGGGCTGGGTTTTGACCACCACAACGCCGCGCTGCTGCAAGGCTTGCAGCGCACCCGCTGCGGCCGCAGCGAACGCGCCCAGGAAATGGCCGAGCAGTTGCGCCGCGTCGGCATTCCCGGTGCTTTTGAGGGCGCGCTCAAATACGTGAGCAACCCGGAGCTGATCTCACGCGCCCACTTTGCCCGCCACCTGGTCGAAGCCGGGGTGTGCAAAGACATGCAAGAGGTGTTTCGAAAATACCTCACCGATGGCAAACCCGGCTTCGTGCCGCACCGCTGGGCCAGTCTGCGCGACGCGGTGCGCTGGATCGTCGAGGCTGGCGGGGTGGCGGTGATCGCGCACCCGGCGCGCTACAACCACGGCCCCACCCAAGAATACGCCCTGTTCAGCGAGTTCAAGGCCCACGGCGGGCAGGCGGTGGAAGTGCTCACCGGCTGCCACAGCAGCGCCGAAGCGGCCCAGTATGCCGAGATGGCGCTCGAATTTGGCCTGGCGGCCTCGCGCGGCTCCGACTTTCACGGCCCCGGCGAGAGCCACTGCGACCTCGGTGCCCTGCCCCCCCTCGACGCCCGCCTGCGGCCGGTGTGGGAACTGCTAGTCGAGCGCGTGCACTGA
- the icmF gene encoding fused isobutyryl-CoA mutase/GTPase IcmF: protein MTDLHADFKALAEYRPRHKVRFVTAASLFDGHDAAIHIMRRLLQSMGAEVIHLGHNRSVDEVVTAALQEDVQGIAISSYQGGHVEYFQYMVDLLRQRGGSQVQVFGGGGGVIVPSEIRTLMDYGVARIYSPEDGQRMGLAGMIGEMLMRCDRDLSAEAPQTLAALEGHGDAAWRALAQLITALENRSAPAELVQQLHHAAAGRQVPVLGITGTGGAGKSSLTDELIRRLRLDQGDALRVALISIDPSRRKSGGALLGDRIRMNAIGPWHTTTPVRPEPVEEPTGRVGEASTSSARTEDSGQRVFMRSLATRDFGSEISAALPDVLAACKVAGFDLIIVETSGIGQGDAAIVPLVDLPLYVMTPEFGAPSQLEKIDMLDFAEFVAINKFDRKGALDALRDVSKQVQRNRQAWSQSPEQMPVFGTTASRFNDDGVSALYQALKPRLVALGLLLPLGAEGGRLPPVSVRHSSNQSPVLPPARTRYLAEIAETVRGYKQQARAQARLAREIQQLRAAAAMLGADSTHRPNAANAALKLAEQREQRLDPAARKLLAQWPAMQQAYAGDEYVVKIRDREIRTALVHTTLSGSKIRKVVLPRYECEGEILQWLLLDNVPGSFPYSAGVFAFKRENEDPTRMFAGEGDAFRTNRRFKLLSQGMEAKRLSTAFDSVTLYGANPDPRPDIYGKVGNSGVSIATLDDLKALYDGFDLCNPSTSVSMTINGPAPTILAMFMNTAIDQQLDKFKADNGREPTDTEAAKIRAWVLANVRGTVQADILKEDQGQNTCIFSTEFSLKVMGDIAEWFVHHDVRNFYSVSISGYHIAEAGANPISQLAFTLSNGFTFVEAYLARGMHIDDFAPNLSFFFSNGMDPEYTVLGRVARRIWAVAMRDKYGANERSQKLKYHVQTSGRSLHAQEIAFNDIRTTLQALIAIYDNCNSLHTNAYDEAITTPTEESVRRAMAIQLVINREWGLAKNENPNQGAFIIDELTELVEEAVLAEFERISERGGVLGAMETGYQRGRIQDESMHYEHLKHSGAYPIIGVNTFRNPHGDALPTQIELARSSEAEKQSQLQRLEAFHARHAEQAPALLQRLQQAVIDNHNVFELLMQAVRVASLGQITQALFEVGGQYRRSM from the coding sequence ATGACCGACCTGCACGCCGACTTCAAGGCCCTGGCCGAATACCGACCGCGCCACAAGGTGCGTTTCGTCACCGCCGCCAGCCTGTTCGACGGCCACGACGCCGCCATCCACATCATGCGCCGGCTGCTGCAAAGCATGGGGGCCGAGGTGATCCACCTTGGGCACAACCGCTCGGTCGATGAGGTGGTCACGGCCGCCTTGCAAGAGGATGTGCAGGGCATCGCCATCAGCTCCTACCAGGGCGGGCATGTGGAGTATTTTCAGTACATGGTCGATCTGCTGCGCCAGCGCGGCGGCTCCCAGGTGCAGGTGTTTGGCGGCGGCGGCGGCGTGATCGTGCCGAGCGAAATCCGCACCCTGATGGACTATGGCGTGGCGCGCATCTACAGCCCCGAAGACGGGCAGCGCATGGGCCTGGCGGGCATGATCGGCGAGATGCTGATGCGCTGCGACCGCGACCTGAGCGCCGAGGCGCCGCAGACGCTGGCAGCGCTCGAGGGCCACGGCGACGCCGCCTGGCGGGCGCTGGCGCAGCTCATCACGGCGCTGGAGAACCGCTCGGCCCCAGCGGAACTGGTGCAGCAGTTGCACCACGCCGCAGCAGGCCGCCAGGTGCCGGTGCTGGGCATCACCGGCACCGGCGGGGCGGGCAAATCCTCGCTCACCGACGAGCTGATCCGGCGCCTGCGGCTGGACCAGGGCGACGCGCTGCGGGTGGCGCTGATCAGCATCGACCCCTCGCGGCGCAAAAGCGGCGGCGCGCTGCTGGGCGACCGCATCCGCATGAATGCCATAGGGCCGTGGCACACCACAACCCCCGTTCGCCCTGAGCCTGTCGAAGAGCCCACCGGGCGCGTGGGCGAGGCTTCGACCAGCTCCGCCCGAACGGAAGATTCTGGCCAGCGCGTCTTCATGCGCAGCCTGGCCACGCGCGACTTTGGCAGCGAAATCAGCGCCGCCCTGCCCGATGTGCTGGCGGCGTGCAAGGTGGCGGGCTTCGATCTGATCATCGTCGAGACCTCGGGCATCGGCCAGGGCGACGCCGCCATCGTGCCGCTGGTCGATCTGCCGCTGTACGTGATGACGCCCGAGTTCGGCGCCCCCAGCCAGCTCGAAAAAATCGACATGCTGGACTTTGCCGAGTTTGTGGCCATCAACAAATTCGACCGCAAGGGCGCGCTCGATGCGCTGCGCGATGTGAGCAAACAGGTGCAGCGCAACCGCCAGGCCTGGAGCCAGAGCCCGGAGCAGATGCCGGTTTTTGGCACCACCGCCAGCCGCTTCAACGACGACGGCGTGAGCGCCCTCTACCAAGCGCTCAAACCGCGCCTGGTCGCACTCGGCCTGCTGCTGCCGCTGGGCGCGGAGGGCGGCCGCCTGCCGCCCGTGAGCGTGCGCCACAGCTCCAACCAGTCGCCGGTGCTGCCGCCAGCGCGCACCCGCTACCTGGCTGAGATCGCCGAAACCGTGCGTGGCTACAAGCAGCAGGCGCGGGCGCAGGCGCGGCTGGCGCGCGAAATCCAGCAACTGCGCGCCGCTGCGGCCATGCTGGGTGCCGATAGCACGCACCGCCCCAATGCCGCCAATGCTGCGCTGAAACTGGCCGAACAGCGCGAGCAGCGGCTGGACCCGGCGGCGCGCAAGCTGCTGGCGCAGTGGCCGGCGATGCAGCAGGCCTACGCCGGCGACGAATACGTGGTGAAAATCCGCGACCGCGAAATCCGCACCGCGCTGGTTCACACCACGCTCTCGGGCAGCAAAATCCGCAAAGTGGTGCTGCCGCGTTACGAGTGCGAGGGCGAAATCCTCCAGTGGCTGCTGCTCGACAACGTGCCCGGCAGCTTCCCCTACAGCGCCGGCGTGTTTGCCTTCAAGCGCGAAAACGAAGACCCCACCCGCATGTTCGCCGGCGAGGGCGACGCCTTTCGCACCAACCGCCGCTTCAAGCTGCTGTCGCAGGGCATGGAGGCCAAGCGCCTGAGCACCGCCTTCGATTCGGTCACGCTCTACGGCGCCAACCCCGACCCAAGGCCCGACATTTACGGCAAGGTGGGCAACAGCGGCGTGAGCATCGCCACACTCGACGACCTCAAGGCGCTCTACGACGGGTTTGATCTGTGCAACCCGAGCACCAGCGTGTCGATGACCATCAACGGCCCGGCCCCGACCATACTGGCGATGTTCATGAACACCGCCATCGACCAGCAGCTCGATAAGTTCAAGGCCGACAACGGGCGCGAACCGACCGACACCGAAGCCGCCAAAATCCGCGCCTGGGTGCTGGCCAATGTGCGCGGCACGGTGCAGGCCGACATCCTCAAAGAGGACCAGGGCCAGAACACCTGCATCTTCAGCACCGAGTTCAGCCTGAAAGTGATGGGCGACATCGCCGAGTGGTTCGTGCACCACGATGTGCGCAATTTTTACTCGGTCAGCATCAGCGGCTACCACATCGCCGAGGCCGGGGCGAACCCGATCAGCCAGCTCGCCTTCACGCTCTCCAACGGCTTTACCTTCGTCGAGGCCTATTTGGCGCGCGGCATGCACATCGACGACTTTGCGCCCAACCTGAGCTTCTTTTTCAGCAACGGCATGGACCCGGAATACACCGTGCTGGGCCGGGTGGCGCGGCGCATCTGGGCCGTGGCCATGCGCGACAAATACGGCGCCAACGAGCGCAGCCAAAAGCTCAAGTACCACGTGCAGACCAGCGGCCGCTCGCTGCACGCGCAAGAGATCGCCTTCAACGACATCCGCACCACGCTGCAAGCGCTGATCGCCATTTACGACAACTGCAACAGCCTGCACACCAACGCCTACGACGAGGCCATCACCACGCCGACCGAAGAATCGGTGCGCCGCGCCATGGCGATCCAACTCGTCATCAACCGCGAATGGGGCCTGGCGAAAAACGAGAACCCGAACCAGGGCGCTTTCATCATCGACGAGCTCACTGAGCTGGTGGAAGAGGCGGTGCTGGCCGAGTTCGAGCGCATCAGCGAGCGCGGCGGCGTGCTGGGCGCGATGGAAACCGGCTACCAGCGCGGGCGCATCCAAGACGAATCGATGCACTACGAGCACCTCAAGCACAGCGGCGCCTACCCGATCATCGGCGTCAACACCTTTCGCAACCCGCACGGCGACGCGCTGCCGACGCAGATCGAGCTGGCGCGCTCGTCCGAGGCCGAAAAACAATCGCAACTGCAACGCCTAGAGGCGTTCCACGCCCGCCACGCCGAGCAGGCCCCGGCCCTGCTCCAGCGCCTGCAGCAGGCGGTGATCGACAACCACAACGTGTTCGAACTGCTGATGCAGGCGGTGCGCGTGGCCTCGTTGGGGCAGATCACGCAGGCGCTGTTCGAGGTGGGCGGGCAGTACCGGCGCAGCATGTGA
- a CDS encoding DMT family transporter: protein MPSLQTASARTLLGIAFLVLAVACFALLDATVKVLSATISVLMVVWFRYAFQAVVMAAVVLPTRGWRSLATRQPLRHALRGVLLLAVSILSFISVSYMPLGEFTAIIMLTPLVVTLLAAVFLREAVSRLRWLLVLGGFCGALLVIQPTGYTLGWFVLVPLLMVLLYAVFQILTSRMARSEDPLTLHFYTGWTGALLMTLALPWVWQTIPDLRTLALLCLAGLCGTVGHFLFIQAFARAPASTLAPYMYLQVGFALLLGWLLFAHMPGLWAFVGIGLIVLCGATLAWLTARTPKVD from the coding sequence ATGCCGAGTCTGCAAACGGCCAGCGCCCGAACGCTGCTGGGGATCGCTTTTCTGGTGCTGGCGGTGGCCTGTTTTGCGCTGCTCGACGCCACCGTCAAGGTGCTCAGCGCCACCATCTCGGTGCTGATGGTGGTCTGGTTTCGCTACGCCTTTCAGGCCGTGGTCATGGCCGCCGTGGTGCTGCCCACCCGCGGCTGGCGCTCGCTGGCCACGCGCCAGCCGCTGCGCCACGCCCTGCGCGGGGTGCTGCTGCTGGCGGTGAGCATTTTGAGCTTTATCAGCGTGAGTTATATGCCGCTGGGCGAGTTCACCGCCATCATCATGCTCACGCCGCTGGTGGTCACGCTGCTGGCCGCCGTTTTTCTGCGCGAAGCGGTGAGCCGCCTGCGCTGGCTGCTGGTGCTGGGCGGCTTTTGCGGCGCGCTGCTGGTGATCCAGCCCACCGGCTACACCCTGGGCTGGTTTGTGCTGGTGCCGCTGCTGATGGTGTTGCTCTACGCCGTGTTCCAGATTCTGACCAGCCGCATGGCGCGCAGCGAAGACCCGCTCACGCTGCACTTCTACACCGGCTGGACCGGCGCGCTGCTGATGACGCTGGCGCTGCCTTGGGTCTGGCAGACCATCCCCGACCTGCGCACGCTGGCGCTGCTGTGTCTGGCCGGGCTGTGCGGCACCGTGGGGCATTTTTTGTTCATTCAGGCTTTTGCGCGTGCGCCGGCCTCTACCTTGGCCCCCTATATGTATTTGCAAGTCGGCTTTGCGCTGCTGCTGGGTTGGTTGCTGTTTGCGCACATGCCGGGCCTGTGGGCCTTTGTCGGCATCGGGCTGATCGTGCTGTGCGGGGCCACGCTGGCCTGGCTGACGGCGCGCACCCCCAAAGTGGATTAA
- a CDS encoding tryptophan--tRNA ligase — protein sequence MRVLTGITTTGTPHLGNYVGAIRPALRSSQRSDVDAYFFLADYHALIKTDDPARIHRSTLELAATWLACGLDPERVTFYRQSDIAEIPELTWLLTCVCGKGLLNRAHAYKAALDKNAASGSDPDEGVTAGLFMYPVLMAADILLFNAHQVPVGRDQVQHIEMARDIAASFNHHYGAHFTLPEAVVDAQVATLPGLDGRKMSKSYDNTIPLFAPPEQLKKLIFGIVTDSLAPGQPKQTEGSALFQIYQAFASADESAALACAYAQGIGWAEAKQMLLERIERELAPLRARYLELMAQPHEVQAQLQAGAAKARRSATPFAQRLRQAVGLRPLAGAEAGAGSVPADAAPGTKAAALAGSAPAPKPALPTFKQYREPDGQFAFKLTDARGHLLLQSQGFATPQQAALAIARLKAAGYAASPELHPLLRLGEGATGAEAAEAALEALRAAS from the coding sequence ATGCGCGTCCTCACCGGCATCACCACCACGGGCACCCCGCACCTGGGCAACTACGTCGGCGCCATTCGGCCTGCGCTGCGCTCCAGCCAGCGCAGCGATGTCGATGCCTACTTCTTCTTGGCCGACTACCACGCCCTGATCAAAACCGACGACCCGGCGCGCATCCATCGCTCCACGCTGGAACTGGCCGCCACCTGGCTGGCCTGCGGCCTAGACCCCGAGCGCGTGACCTTCTACCGCCAGTCCGACATCGCCGAAATCCCCGAGCTCACCTGGCTGCTCACCTGCGTCTGCGGCAAAGGGCTGCTCAACCGCGCCCACGCCTACAAGGCGGCGCTGGATAAAAACGCCGCCAGCGGCTCCGACCCCGACGAGGGCGTGACGGCCGGCCTGTTCATGTACCCGGTGCTGATGGCGGCCGACATCCTGCTCTTTAACGCGCACCAGGTGCCGGTCGGGCGCGATCAGGTGCAGCACATCGAAATGGCGCGCGACATCGCCGCCAGCTTCAACCACCACTACGGCGCGCACTTCACCCTGCCCGAAGCCGTGGTGGACGCCCAAGTGGCCACCCTGCCCGGCCTAGACGGGCGCAAGATGAGCAAGAGCTACGACAACACCATCCCGCTCTTTGCACCGCCCGAGCAGTTGAAAAAGCTGATTTTCGGCATCGTCACCGACTCGCTGGCACCGGGACAGCCGAAGCAGACCGAGGGCTCGGCGCTGTTCCAGATCTACCAGGCCTTTGCCAGCGCGGACGAGAGCGCCGCACTGGCATGCGCCTACGCCCAAGGCATAGGCTGGGCCGAGGCCAAGCAGATGCTGCTTGAGCGCATCGAGCGTGAACTCGCCCCGCTGCGCGCGCGCTACCTAGAGCTGATGGCGCAGCCGCACGAGGTGCAAGCGCAACTGCAAGCCGGTGCCGCCAAGGCGCGCCGCAGCGCCACCCCCTTTGCCCAGCGCCTGCGCCAAGCCGTGGGGCTGCGGCCGCTGGCGGGTGCGGAGGCTGGGGCTGGTTCGGTGCCTGCGGATGCTGCGCCCGGCACCAAGGCTGCGGCCTTGGCGGGCAGCGCCCCTGCCCCCAAACCCGCCTTGCCCACGTTCAAGCAATACCGCGAGCCCGACGGCCAGTTTGCCTTCAAGCTCACCGACGCGCGCGGCCACCTGCTGCTGCAAAGCCAGGGCTTTGCCACCCCGCAACAGGCGGCACTAGCCATTGCCCGCCTCAAGGCCGCTGGCTACGCCGCCAGCCCCGAGCTGCATCCGCTGCTGCGCTTGGGCGAAGGCGCAACAGGCGCTGAAGCTGCCGAAGCCGCCTTGGAGGCGCTGCGGGCGGCCAGTTAA